The nucleotide window GAGTTATAGTGTTTAATAACATCGAGGAGATTTCCTTGTTCAATCGCTTGAATAATATTATCAAAGGTAATTCCTCTTTTTTGTTGCAGTTGTTGGTTTTTCTCCCTATTCCAATTAAAGGGTTTCATTTTCATTGATTGCTAAACGATAGCCTAATCCATAAATGGTTTCAATTAAATGTTCACAACCATATTCCGATAATTTCTTCCGTAACAATCGCATTTGTGCTGCGACGACATTACTCATGGGTTGTGAACCTAATTCCCATAATCGCTCTAAAAGTTGTTCTCGATTTAAGATTTGGTTAGGATGTCGCATAAAATACTCTAATAATTGAAATTCCTTACTGGTGAGAGGAATAACTTTTGTTTCACCAGATGTCTCTGTGCATTTCACCGTATTTGTGCCATAATCTAACTCAAGATTGCCGACTTTTAGCGTTTGCGGTTGCAGTTGAGGGGATCTTCTTTGTAAAGCTCTGAGTCGCGCTAATAATTCCGCCATACCAAACGGTTTCACTAAATAGTCATCCGCCCCAGCATCTAACCCCATTACCTTATCTTCCATGGTATCCTTTGCGGTCAACATGAGAACAGGTAAAGGATTATTTTGATGTCTTAAACGTTGAAGTAATTCCAGTCCCGATAACCCTGGCAATAACCAGTCAAAGATTGCCAAATCATACTCTAAAAAAGTGTCTTCTAAATAATCCCATGCTTCCTCACCATTTAAAACCCAATCGACTATATAATTGTGTTGGTTGAGGGTTCTTTTAATTGCACGCCCTAAATCGGGTTCATCTTCAACTAATAAGATTCGCATAAATTATGCCATTTTCTTTCGATCAATGATAAAAACTTGTAGGGTTTGCCTTGGCTACCGTACTTTATAGCTGATTGTCCATTATTAGTGACTTGATCTGTTTCAAGGTTATACCAACTTAAAAAGTAGATGTTTATGGTGGGCAATGCCTACCCTACATTTAATTCAGAGTTTATTACTGTAACTTGATTGTTCCAAAATGGGATTAGTAGCTGTTGATGGTTGGATCTTATTTTTTACGAAGTTACTAATGTCATCAACAAAGGTATAAACGACAGGAATAACAATTAAAGTTAATAACGTTGATACCGTTAATCCGCCTAAAATAACCGTAGCAATGGGAGAATAAGCATCCATTCCTGTTTCGGGGTAAAAGGCAAGTCTAAATACCACAATCATTGTGGTTAAAGTCGTCATGAAAATCGCTTTTAAACGTACGGGTCCCGCTTCTCGAATCGCTTTACTTCTGGGAATACCTTCTTGACGTTTTGTTAAAATTAGTTCTAGTAACAAGATTGCGGAAGAAACGGCAATTCCTGAGAGGATAATAATGCCTAAAATCGAAACAGTGGATAAAGTTTGTTGTAAGGATTCAGGGATAAGGGTTGACAGGAGTCAAAAAAGGGTTAAGCTGAAGCCATGATGATGAGCCAAGAGCACTCGTTCCCCAAGGCGGAAGAA belongs to Cyanobacteria bacterium GSL.Bin1 and includes:
- a CDS encoding response regulator — protein: MRILLVEDEPDLGRAIKRTLNQHNYIVDWVLNGEEAWDYLEDTFLEYDLAIFDWLLPGLSGLELLQRLRHQNNPLPVLMLTAKDTMEDKVMGLDAGADDYLVKPFGMAELLARLRALQRRSPQLQPQTLKVGNLELDYGTNTVKCTETSGETKVIPLTSKEFQLLEYFMRHPNQILNREQLLERLWELGSQPMSNVVAAQMRLLRKKLSEYGCEHLIETIYGLGYRLAINENETL